One genomic window of Micromonospora sp. WMMD1128 includes the following:
- a CDS encoding HAMP domain-containing sensor histidine kinase, producing the protein MCSLVALAFLIPLGLTLSDKSREEKLSDAARRGALVTGALAVSTDPEVVRRAVAASGDDPALRPVVHGVGADESAGRADASALADAAAQRRSVVTEVDGGVLRLDPVVLGDRVAVVEVFVPDEVLDAGAGGRWLLLLAVALALVGAAVVVVDRVAARAVDATGDLVKAALAVGDGELGVRVEPTGPRELAEAGHAFNRMTERLAALRADEHELVADLSHRLRTPLTALRLDAEALESDDTSIGTFSEAELDRRRGIRRIRQAIVTLEGEVDQLIKTTRKAVSQETAPASCDVSEVVRDRMVFWSALAGDQNRPHRVVGAQLRIPAPVPRAELAAALDAVIGNVFRYTPQGTAFEVAVSRRDGWVAIRIDDAGPGIANPDRALRRGESDQGSTGLGLDIAKRVALQANGSVSLDRARLGGASVVMLLADPDAAPRQVNRFGLVGRMAREAREPRAGRRWPRPR; encoded by the coding sequence ATGTGCAGCCTGGTCGCGCTCGCCTTCCTCATCCCGCTCGGCCTCACGCTGTCTGACAAGTCCCGCGAGGAGAAGCTGTCCGACGCCGCGCGGCGCGGCGCGCTGGTGACCGGCGCGCTGGCGGTCAGCACCGACCCGGAGGTGGTCCGGCGGGCGGTGGCGGCAAGCGGTGACGACCCGGCGCTGCGCCCGGTGGTGCACGGCGTCGGCGCCGACGAGTCGGCCGGTCGCGCCGACGCGTCCGCGCTTGCCGACGCCGCCGCCCAGCGACGCTCGGTGGTGACCGAGGTGGACGGTGGGGTGCTGCGGCTGGACCCGGTGGTGCTCGGTGACCGGGTGGCCGTGGTGGAGGTCTTCGTACCCGACGAGGTGCTCGACGCCGGCGCCGGCGGACGCTGGCTGCTGCTGCTCGCGGTGGCGCTGGCCCTGGTCGGCGCCGCGGTGGTCGTGGTGGACCGGGTGGCGGCCCGGGCCGTGGACGCCACCGGCGACCTGGTCAAGGCGGCCCTCGCGGTGGGCGACGGCGAGCTGGGGGTACGGGTGGAGCCGACCGGCCCGCGGGAGCTGGCCGAGGCGGGGCACGCGTTCAACCGGATGACGGAACGGTTGGCGGCGTTGCGTGCCGACGAGCACGAGCTGGTCGCCGACCTGTCGCACCGGCTGCGTACCCCGCTGACCGCGCTGCGGCTGGACGCGGAGGCCCTGGAGTCCGACGACACGAGCATCGGCACGTTCAGCGAGGCGGAGCTGGACCGGCGGCGCGGCATCCGGCGGATCCGGCAGGCCATCGTCACGCTTGAGGGCGAGGTCGACCAGCTGATCAAGACGACCCGCAAGGCGGTCAGCCAGGAGACGGCGCCGGCGTCCTGCGACGTCAGCGAGGTGGTCCGGGACCGGATGGTCTTCTGGTCGGCGTTGGCCGGCGACCAGAACCGGCCGCACCGGGTGGTCGGGGCGCAGTTGCGCATCCCGGCGCCGGTGCCCCGGGCCGAGCTGGCCGCCGCGCTGGACGCGGTGATCGGCAACGTCTTCCGCTACACGCCGCAGGGCACCGCGTTCGAGGTGGCGGTGAGTCGCCGGGACGGCTGGGTGGCGATCCGGATCGACGACGCCGGGCCGGGCATCGCCAACCCGGACCGCGCCCTGCGCCGGGGCGAGAGCGACCAGGGCTCCACCGGGCTGGGGTTGGACATCGCCAAGCGGGTCGCGTTGCAGGCCAACGGATCGGTGAGCCTGGACCGCGCCCGGCTCGGCGGGGCCAGCGTGGTGATGCTGCTGGCCGATCCGGACGCCGCGCCCCGTCAGGTCAACCGGTTCGGGCTGGTCGGCCGGATGGCCCGGGAGGCCCGGGAGCCGCGCGCCGGGCGGCGCTGGCCGCGTCCGCGTTGA
- a CDS encoding cold-shock protein: MAQGTVKWFNADKGFGFITVDGGGADVFVHFSAIQSSGYRSLEENQRVEFEIAQGQKGPQAEQVRPI, encoded by the coding sequence ATGGCGCAGGGAACCGTGAAGTGGTTCAACGCTGACAAGGGCTTCGGCTTCATCACCGTCGACGGCGGGGGTGCTGACGTGTTCGTCCACTTCTCGGCCATCCAGTCCAGCGGCTACCGCTCGCTGGAGGAGAACCAGCGGGTGGAGTTCGAGATCGCCCAGGGTCAGAAGGGTCCGCAGGCCGAGCAGGTCCGCCCCATCTGA
- a CDS encoding aldo/keto reductase: MEQRNFDRLGRHVGIIGLGAWQLGADWGDVSEDAALDVLGAAVDAGVTFLDTADVYGDGRSEQLIGRFLGARPGHGLTVATKMGRRVPQTPEAYTLDNFRAWTDRSRANLGVDTLDLVQLHCPPTAVFADDRVFDALDTLVAEERVAGYGVSVETCEQALTAIARPGVASVQIILNAVRHKPLDAVLPAAAAAGVGIIARVPLASGLLSGRYDEHTTFPANDHRTFNRHGESFDVGETFAGVDYDLGLAAVRRLAPLVGDDRTMAQFALRWILDQPGVTVVIPGARSAEQARRNAEAAGQPPLSEAERAAVRATYDELIRSRVHDRW, from the coding sequence ATGGAACAGCGCAACTTCGACCGGCTCGGCCGGCACGTCGGCATCATCGGACTCGGCGCCTGGCAGCTCGGCGCCGACTGGGGCGACGTCAGCGAGGACGCGGCGCTCGACGTGCTGGGCGCCGCGGTGGACGCCGGCGTCACCTTCCTGGACACCGCGGACGTGTACGGCGACGGCCGCAGCGAACAGCTCATCGGGCGGTTCCTGGGTGCCCGCCCGGGGCACGGGCTGACCGTCGCCACCAAGATGGGCCGCCGGGTGCCGCAGACGCCGGAGGCGTACACCCTCGACAACTTCCGGGCCTGGACCGACAGGTCCCGGGCCAACCTGGGCGTCGACACGCTCGACCTGGTGCAGCTGCACTGCCCGCCCACCGCGGTCTTCGCCGACGACCGGGTCTTCGACGCCCTGGACACCCTCGTCGCCGAGGAGCGCGTCGCCGGGTACGGGGTCAGCGTGGAGACCTGCGAGCAGGCGCTCACCGCCATCGCCCGGCCCGGTGTGGCAAGCGTGCAGATCATCCTGAACGCGGTCCGGCACAAGCCGCTGGACGCGGTGCTGCCGGCCGCCGCGGCGGCCGGCGTGGGCATCATCGCCCGGGTGCCGCTGGCGAGCGGCCTGCTCTCCGGCCGGTACGACGAGCACACCACGTTCCCGGCGAACGACCACCGCACCTTCAACCGGCACGGCGAGTCGTTCGACGTCGGCGAGACGTTCGCCGGCGTCGACTACGACCTCGGCCTGGCCGCGGTGCGCCGGCTCGCGCCGCTCGTCGGCGACGACCGCACCATGGCGCAGTTCGCGTTGCGCTGGATCCTCGACCAGCCCGGCGTGACCGTGGTGATCCCCGGGGCCCGCTCCGCCGAGCAGGCCCGACGCAACGCCGAGGCGGCCGGCCAGCCGCCCCTGAGCGAGGCGGAGCGGGCCGCGGTGCGGGCCACCTACGACGAGCTGATCCGGTCGCGGGTGCACGACCGGTGGTGA
- a CDS encoding ADP-ribosylglycohydrolase family protein, whose protein sequence is MTFILFPDTRLTLARDALAGLSVGDALGSQFAVPGRRPADLAAGRLPAPPWEWTDDTEMACSVVAELASTGRVDRDRLALAFAARCEPRRGYGPGAVSVLRLIRAGTPWPVAAASAFDGQGSLGNGAAMRVAPLGAWHADSIHRAADQARACAEVTHAHPEGSAGAVAVAVAASLAARARLDGTRPEPHRLLSAVAGALDPAGEVHRGVRRAAALLGQPAGEVADAVGNGSRVTAPDTVPFTLWVAATLLHDYPAAIRACVEAGGDVDTTAAIVGGIVAAYTGVGTPGGVPEGWLTAREPLPGWLTAPTP, encoded by the coding sequence ATGACGTTCATCCTCTTTCCCGACACCCGCCTGACGCTCGCCCGCGACGCGCTGGCCGGCCTGTCGGTGGGTGACGCCCTCGGCTCCCAGTTCGCCGTCCCCGGCCGGCGTCCCGCCGACCTCGCCGCGGGGCGGCTGCCCGCGCCGCCCTGGGAGTGGACCGACGACACCGAGATGGCCTGCTCCGTGGTGGCCGAGCTGGCCTCCACCGGCCGGGTCGACCGGGACCGGCTGGCGCTCGCCTTCGCCGCGCGCTGCGAGCCCCGGCGGGGGTACGGCCCCGGCGCGGTGAGCGTCCTGCGGCTGATCCGCGCCGGCACGCCGTGGCCGGTGGCCGCCGCGTCGGCGTTCGACGGGCAGGGCTCCCTCGGCAACGGCGCGGCGATGCGCGTGGCTCCGCTCGGGGCGTGGCACGCCGACTCCATCCACCGCGCCGCCGACCAGGCGCGCGCCTGCGCCGAGGTGACCCACGCCCACCCGGAGGGCAGCGCCGGAGCGGTGGCCGTGGCGGTGGCCGCCTCGCTGGCCGCCCGGGCCCGCCTCGACGGCACCCGGCCCGAGCCGCACCGCCTGCTCAGCGCCGTGGCCGGCGCGCTCGACCCGGCCGGCGAGGTGCACCGGGGCGTACGCCGGGCCGCCGCGCTGCTCGGTCAACCGGCCGGCGAGGTGGCCGACGCGGTGGGCAACGGCTCGCGGGTCACCGCGCCGGACACCGTCCCGTTCACGCTCTGGGTCGCCGCCACGCTGCTGCACGACTACCCGGCCGCGATCCGCGCCTGCGTGGAGGCGGGCGGCGACGTGGACACCACGGCGGCGATCGTCGGCGGGATCGTCGCCGCGTACACCGGCGTCGGCACCCCCGGCGGCGTCCCCGAGGGGTGGCTGACCGCCCGCGAGCCGCTGCCCGGTTGGCTCACCGCCCCCACCCCCTGA
- a CDS encoding DUF4235 domain-containing protein: MSGKIGKVAYRPVGVLLGLAAGAVAGMVFRQVWKLAAGDDDAPSATDEDRHWGEVLAAAALQGAIFSAVRAAVDRGGAVGVRRLTGHWPD, from the coding sequence GTGAGCGGCAAGATCGGCAAGGTGGCGTACCGGCCGGTGGGCGTGCTGCTCGGCCTGGCCGCCGGCGCGGTCGCGGGCATGGTCTTCCGGCAGGTCTGGAAGCTGGCGGCGGGCGACGACGACGCGCCCAGCGCCACCGACGAGGACCGGCACTGGGGCGAGGTGCTCGCCGCCGCGGCCCTCCAGGGGGCGATTTTCTCGGCGGTCCGGGCGGCCGTGGACCGGGGCGGCGCGGTCGGTGTGCGACGGCTGACCGGGCACTGGCCGGACTGA
- a CDS encoding phage holin family protein has product MADVASPSTSRPGTEPSTAELVQRATEQVTRLVRDELALARAELTQKGKHAGIGIGLFGGGGVMALYGAGALVATVILLLALVMPAWLAALIVAVALFLLAGILALVGKKQVSRAVPPVPEAAVRSVRADVDTVTAAVKDGRRA; this is encoded by the coding sequence ATGGCTGACGTCGCGAGTCCCAGCACGTCCCGGCCCGGGACCGAGCCGTCCACCGCGGAACTGGTGCAACGGGCCACCGAGCAGGTCACCCGCCTGGTGCGGGACGAACTGGCCCTGGCCCGGGCGGAGCTGACCCAGAAGGGCAAGCACGCCGGGATCGGGATCGGTCTGTTCGGCGGTGGCGGGGTGATGGCGCTCTACGGCGCCGGTGCGCTCGTCGCCACCGTGATTCTGCTGCTGGCGCTTGTCATGCCGGCGTGGCTGGCCGCCCTGATCGTGGCGGTGGCGCTGTTCCTGCTCGCCGGGATCCTCGCGCTCGTGGGCAAGAAGCAGGTCAGCCGTGCCGTCCCGCCGGTGCCGGAGGCGGCGGTCCGCAGTGTCCGCGCGGACGTCGACACGGTCACCGCCGCGGTGAAGGACGGGAGGCGGGCATGA
- a CDS encoding DUF3618 domain-containing protein yields MTGNGTGNGTGDVAALREEIRRTRVELGETMELLAARADPKALVRHSAEQAKARMREQAALTVARARGRAAERVRSVRAQAYGSGGAVGRSPVPWAAVAAGAVATVVVLLVIRGRRG; encoded by the coding sequence ATGACCGGCAACGGAACCGGTAACGGGACCGGGGATGTGGCGGCGCTCCGGGAGGAGATCCGCCGGACCCGGGTGGAACTCGGTGAGACGATGGAGCTGCTGGCCGCCCGGGCCGACCCGAAGGCGCTGGTGCGGCACTCCGCCGAGCAGGCCAAGGCGCGGATGCGCGAGCAGGCGGCGCTGACCGTGGCGCGGGCGCGCGGGCGGGCGGCGGAGCGGGTCCGGTCGGTCCGGGCGCAGGCGTACGGCTCCGGCGGCGCGGTCGGGCGCAGCCCGGTGCCGTGGGCGGCGGTCGCGGCCGGCGCGGTGGCGACCGTGGTGGTGTTGTTGGTGATCCGAGGGAGGCGCGGGTGA
- a CDS encoding adenosine deaminase, which translates to MTDLPTFIAGLPKVELHVHHVGSASPRIVAELAARHEGRSPVPADPDALADYFAFRDFAHFVEVYLSVVDLIRDTDDVWLLTHEVARELARQQVRYAELTVTPYSHVHRGIPAPAFCEAIEDARKRAEADFGIALRWCFDIPGEAGLPAAEQTLRIALDERPDGLISFGLGGPEIGVPRPQFKPYFDQARAAGLRSVPHAGETTGPETIWDALRELGAERIGHGISAALDPALLAHLAERRIPLEVCPTSNVRTRAVASLDEHPLPQLVAAGVPVSINSDDPPMFGTTLNDEYAVAARLLNLDPVGVAALARDAVAAAFLAPAEAARISADIDAYLASAAR; encoded by the coding sequence GTGACCGACCTGCCCACCTTCATCGCCGGACTGCCCAAGGTGGAGCTGCACGTGCACCACGTCGGCTCCGCCTCGCCCCGGATCGTCGCCGAGCTGGCCGCCCGGCACGAGGGGCGCAGCCCCGTCCCGGCCGACCCGGACGCGCTCGCCGACTACTTCGCGTTCCGCGACTTCGCCCACTTCGTCGAGGTCTACCTGAGCGTGGTCGACCTGATCCGGGACACCGACGACGTCTGGCTGCTCACCCACGAGGTGGCCCGCGAACTGGCCCGCCAGCAGGTCCGGTACGCCGAACTGACCGTCACGCCGTACTCGCACGTGCACCGGGGCATCCCCGCGCCGGCGTTCTGCGAGGCGATCGAGGACGCCCGCAAGCGGGCCGAGGCCGACTTCGGCATCGCGCTGCGCTGGTGCTTCGACATCCCCGGCGAGGCCGGGCTGCCGGCGGCCGAGCAGACCCTGCGGATCGCGCTCGACGAACGGCCCGACGGGCTGATCAGCTTCGGCCTCGGCGGCCCCGAGATCGGGGTGCCCCGACCCCAGTTCAAGCCGTACTTCGACCAGGCCCGGGCGGCCGGGCTGCGCTCGGTGCCGCACGCCGGCGAGACCACCGGCCCGGAGACGATCTGGGACGCGCTGCGCGAGCTGGGCGCCGAACGGATCGGCCACGGCATCTCCGCCGCGCTCGACCCGGCGCTGCTGGCCCACCTGGCCGAGCGGCGGATCCCGCTGGAGGTCTGCCCGACCTCGAACGTACGGACCCGGGCGGTGGCCAGCCTCGACGAGCACCCGCTGCCGCAACTCGTCGCCGCCGGCGTCCCGGTCAGCATCAACTCCGACGACCCGCCGATGTTCGGCACCACGCTCAACGACGAGTACGCGGTCGCCGCCCGGCTGCTGAACCTCGACCCGGTCGGGGTGGCCGCGCTGGCCCGGGACGCGGTGGCCGCCGCGTTCCTGGCGCCGGCCGAGGCGGCCCGGATCAGCGCCGACATCGACGCGTACCTGGCGAGCGCGGCACGCTGA
- a CDS encoding HIT domain-containing protein — protein MTGAERHADDGLADGLERLWTPHRMTYISGEDRPEGGYEKPTGCPFCLAPGRPPEESLVVARGAHVFAVLNLYPYNPGHLLVCPYRHVADYTELDAPETAEMAAFTKDAMRVVRQVSSAHGFNLGMNQGGVAGAGIAAHLHQHVVPRWGGDANFMPVIGRTKVLPQLLTDTRDLFAKAWPA, from the coding sequence GTGACAGGGGCGGAGCGGCACGCGGACGATGGCCTGGCGGACGGGCTGGAACGGCTCTGGACGCCGCACCGGATGACCTACATCTCCGGCGAGGACCGGCCCGAGGGGGGTTACGAGAAGCCGACCGGCTGCCCGTTCTGCCTGGCCCCGGGCCGCCCACCCGAGGAGAGTCTGGTGGTCGCCCGGGGTGCGCACGTGTTCGCGGTGCTCAACCTCTATCCGTACAATCCCGGCCACCTGCTGGTCTGCCCCTACCGGCACGTGGCCGACTACACGGAGCTGGACGCGCCGGAGACGGCCGAGATGGCCGCGTTCACGAAGGACGCCATGCGGGTGGTCCGGCAGGTGTCCAGCGCGCACGGGTTCAACCTGGGCATGAACCAGGGCGGCGTGGCCGGTGCGGGCATCGCCGCGCACCTGCACCAGCACGTGGTGCCCCGCTGGGGTGGGGACGCCAACTTCATGCCGGTGATCGGCCGCACCAAGGTGCTGCCGCAACTGCTCACCGACACCCGCGACCTGTTCGCGAAGGCCTGGCCGGCCTGA
- the thrS gene encoding threonine--tRNA ligase: MSAPRTPVVADPVVVAAGTTAADAVAAAGLPTTGPKAIVVVRDPRGQLRDLDWMPAEETTVEPVALSSPAGLEVLRHSTAHVLAQAVQDVFPEAKLGIGPPIENGFYYDFGVDKPFQPEDLAKLEKRMQEIVKSGQRFRRRRFADLDEARGELAAEPFKLELIEVKGEGLDSSEVMEVGGGELTIYDNLAANEDKVCWSDLCRGPHLPNTRLIGAFKLMRSAAAYWRGSEKNPQLQRVYGTAWPTRDELKAYLKLLEEAARRDHRKLGADLDLFSFPDEIGSGLPVFHPKGGVLKRVMEDYVRTRHIEEGFQYVGTPHISKEGLFHTSGHLPYYKDTMFPPMEMEGSDYYLKAMNCPMHNLIYRSRGRSYRQLPIRLFEFGSVYRYEKSGVIHGLTRVRGFTQDDSHSYCTREQAPAEIKHLLGFVLSLLRDFGIDDFYLELSTRDDSRPDKFVGTDSDWATATEVLERCALETGLDLVPDPGGAAFYGPKISVQAKDAIGRTWQMSTIQYDFNQPKGFGLEYQAADGTRQQPVMIHCAKFGSIERFIGVLTEHYAGAFPAWLAPVQVVGIPIRDEHGDYLEEFAGTLRRHGIRAEVDLGDDRMQKKIRNAQQQKIPFMVIAGDDDVAAGTVSFRYRDGSQRNGVPLAEAVAHVREVTESRTNSAPTAEV, translated from the coding sequence GTGTCCGCACCCCGTACCCCCGTCGTGGCCGACCCCGTCGTCGTCGCCGCCGGGACCACGGCGGCCGACGCGGTGGCCGCGGCCGGCCTGCCCACCACCGGGCCGAAGGCGATCGTGGTGGTCCGCGACCCGCGGGGTCAGCTCCGCGACCTGGACTGGATGCCGGCCGAGGAGACCACGGTCGAGCCGGTGGCGTTGAGCAGCCCGGCGGGCCTGGAGGTGCTGCGCCACTCCACCGCACACGTGCTGGCGCAGGCCGTGCAGGACGTCTTCCCGGAGGCGAAGCTCGGCATCGGTCCGCCGATCGAGAACGGTTTCTACTACGACTTCGGCGTCGACAAGCCGTTCCAGCCCGAGGATCTGGCGAAGCTCGAGAAGCGGATGCAGGAGATCGTCAAGTCCGGCCAGCGGTTCCGCCGTCGCCGCTTCGCCGACCTGGACGAGGCCCGGGGCGAGCTGGCCGCCGAGCCGTTCAAGCTGGAGCTGATCGAGGTCAAGGGCGAGGGGCTGGACTCCTCCGAGGTGATGGAGGTGGGCGGCGGCGAGCTGACCATCTACGACAACCTCGCCGCCAACGAGGACAAGGTCTGCTGGTCGGACCTGTGCCGGGGCCCGCACCTGCCGAACACCCGGCTGATCGGCGCGTTCAAGCTGATGCGTTCCGCCGCCGCCTACTGGCGCGGGTCGGAGAAGAACCCGCAGCTCCAGCGGGTCTACGGCACCGCCTGGCCGACCCGGGACGAGCTGAAGGCGTACCTCAAGCTGTTGGAGGAGGCCGCCCGGCGCGACCACCGCAAGCTCGGCGCGGACCTCGACCTGTTCAGCTTTCCCGACGAGATCGGCTCCGGCCTGCCCGTCTTCCACCCCAAGGGTGGCGTGCTCAAGCGGGTGATGGAGGACTACGTCCGCACCCGCCACATCGAGGAGGGCTTCCAGTACGTCGGGACGCCGCACATCTCCAAGGAAGGTCTCTTCCACACCTCGGGACACCTGCCCTACTACAAGGACACGATGTTCCCGCCGATGGAGATGGAAGGCAGCGACTACTACCTCAAGGCGATGAACTGCCCGATGCACAACCTGATCTACCGGTCGCGCGGGCGGTCCTACCGGCAACTGCCGATCCGGCTGTTCGAGTTCGGGTCGGTCTACCGGTACGAGAAGTCGGGCGTCATCCACGGGCTGACCCGGGTGCGCGGCTTCACCCAGGACGACTCGCACTCCTACTGCACCCGGGAGCAGGCTCCGGCGGAGATCAAGCACCTGCTCGGCTTCGTGCTGAGCCTGCTGCGTGACTTCGGCATCGACGATTTCTACCTGGAGCTGTCCACCCGCGACGACTCCCGGCCGGACAAGTTCGTCGGCACCGACTCCGACTGGGCGACGGCGACCGAGGTGCTGGAGCGGTGCGCGCTGGAGACCGGCCTGGACCTGGTCCCCGACCCGGGTGGCGCGGCGTTCTACGGCCCGAAGATCTCCGTGCAGGCCAAGGACGCCATCGGCCGCACCTGGCAGATGTCGACGATTCAGTACGACTTCAACCAGCCGAAGGGCTTCGGGCTGGAATACCAGGCGGCCGACGGCACCCGCCAGCAGCCGGTGATGATCCACTGCGCGAAGTTCGGGTCGATCGAGCGGTTCATCGGCGTGCTCACCGAGCACTATGCGGGCGCGTTCCCGGCCTGGCTCGCGCCGGTGCAGGTGGTCGGCATCCCGATCCGCGACGAGCACGGCGACTACCTGGAGGAGTTCGCCGGCACGCTGCGTCGGCACGGGATCCGGGCCGAGGTCGACCTGGGTGACGACCGGATGCAGAAGAAGATCCGCAACGCCCAGCAGCAGAAGATCCCGTTCATGGTGATCGCCGGCGACGACGACGTGGCCGCCGGCACGGTCTCCTTCCGCTACCGGGACGGCTCGCAGCGCAACGGCGTACCGCTCGCCGAGGCGGTGGCGCACGTCCGCGAGGTGACCGAGTCCCGCACCAACAGCGCCCCCACCGCCGAGGTGTAA
- a CDS encoding response regulator transcription factor codes for MATVLLVEDDHVVRGAMLRSLTDRGHAVHAVGTALDALRRVAAETPDLVVLDLGLPDLDGSDALRMLRGITDVPIIIATARDDEQSVVRLLRAGADDYMVKPFTGAHLDARITTVLRRAGRASRTVQPAVHTVGGLRVDVGERSAVLDGEALALTRKEFDLLAYLAARPGRVVSRRELLEEVWRQPSVGEDQTIDVHLYWLRRKMGESAAKPRYLRTVRGVGFRLVAPD; via the coding sequence GTGGCAACCGTCCTGCTGGTCGAAGACGACCACGTCGTGCGTGGCGCGATGCTGCGGTCGCTCACCGACCGGGGCCACGCGGTGCACGCCGTCGGCACGGCGTTGGACGCGTTGCGCCGGGTCGCCGCGGAGACGCCCGACCTGGTGGTGCTCGACCTGGGCCTGCCGGACCTGGACGGCTCGGACGCGCTGCGCATGCTGCGGGGCATCACCGACGTGCCGATCATCATCGCCACCGCCCGCGACGACGAGCAGTCGGTGGTCCGGCTGTTGCGGGCCGGCGCCGACGACTACATGGTCAAGCCGTTCACCGGCGCGCACCTGGACGCCCGGATCACCACCGTGTTGCGCCGGGCCGGTCGGGCCAGCCGGACCGTGCAGCCGGCCGTGCACACGGTGGGCGGCCTGCGGGTGGACGTGGGCGAGCGCAGCGCGGTGCTGGACGGGGAGGCACTGGCGCTGACCCGCAAGGAATTCGACCTGCTGGCGTATCTCGCCGCTCGTCCCGGCCGGGTAGTGTCCCGGCGGGAGCTCTTGGAGGAGGTATGGCGGCAGCCATCGGTCGGCGAGGACCAGACCATCGACGTACACCTGTACTGGCTCCGCCGCAAAATGGGCGAGTCCGCGGCGAAGCCGCGCTACCTGCGCACCGTGCGGGGGGTCGGCTTCCGGCTGGTGGCGCCGGACTGA
- a CDS encoding DUF1775 domain-containing protein, translating to MRMTRQGRWAASLLAAALAGAVGWPGLASAAGVTVTTSPGEVHQGDAIELSVVVPADRPGTRTTKIELTMPPDAPIGEVYPMSVPDWGPTITTRDLDQPVAGIHTSELNQVTEAVTWLRAPGAGTGAARLPLGMGPMPATDLLTFTVVQTYADGTVVRWTDPAGGAHPAPTVPLLPPLPGTATHGGDAGAAGGGHAGHGAAGSGQDGAAPGGAAAGPVTEAADDGPSADLLLGGGLLAGLAGGAAIGWLLSRRRRTTLALPSDPDPASPDASASDAPASPASASASDDLTPDDLTPDDLTPDDLTPDDLTPGHGDTSQATPAGKRASADEPVSAGAARSRA from the coding sequence ATGAGGATGACCCGTCAGGGCCGGTGGGCGGCGTCGCTGCTGGCCGCCGCGCTCGCCGGAGCCGTGGGCTGGCCGGGCCTGGCCAGCGCCGCCGGCGTGACCGTGACGACCTCCCCCGGCGAGGTGCACCAGGGCGACGCGATCGAACTGTCCGTGGTGGTGCCCGCGGATCGACCCGGTACCCGGACCACGAAGATCGAGCTGACCATGCCGCCGGACGCCCCGATCGGCGAGGTCTACCCGATGTCCGTGCCGGACTGGGGGCCGACCATCACCACCCGCGACCTGGATCAGCCGGTGGCGGGCATCCACACCTCCGAACTGAACCAGGTGACCGAAGCCGTGACCTGGCTACGGGCACCCGGCGCCGGCACCGGCGCGGCCCGGCTGCCGCTGGGCATGGGGCCGATGCCGGCCACCGACCTGCTCACCTTCACCGTCGTGCAGACGTACGCCGATGGCACGGTGGTCCGCTGGACGGACCCGGCCGGCGGCGCACACCCGGCGCCGACGGTGCCGTTGCTGCCGCCGCTGCCGGGCACCGCCACGCACGGCGGCGACGCCGGTGCGGCCGGCGGTGGCCACGCCGGCCACGGTGCTGCGGGCAGCGGCCAGGACGGCGCCGCGCCGGGCGGCGCCGCCGCGGGCCCGGTGACCGAGGCGGCCGACGACGGCCCGAGCGCGGACCTGCTGCTCGGTGGCGGCCTGCTCGCCGGCCTGGCCGGCGGTGCCGCGATCGGCTGGCTGCTCAGCCGCCGCCGGCGCACCACCCTGGCGCTCCCGTCCGACCCCGACCCCGCCAGCCCCGACGCCTCCGCCTCCGACGCCCCCGCCTCACCCGCCTCCGCCTCCGCCTCCGACGACCTCACCCCTGACGACCTCACCCCTGACGACCTCACCCCTGACGACCTCACCCCTGACGACCTCACCCCCGGTCACGGCGACACGTCCCAGGCGACCCCGGCGGGCAAGCGTGCTTCCGCCGACGAACCCGTCTCCGCCGGCGCGGCGCGCTCGCGCGCATGA